In one Trichlorobacter lovleyi SZ genomic region, the following are encoded:
- the purN gene encoding phosphoribosylglycinamide formyltransferase, with protein MGTAPIKLAVLVSGNGSNFQAIIDAIEAGRIPNTRVACLISNKSEAFALERARKHNVKTIVLDHKAYPNRQAYDTALVELLRQHEVDLVILAGFMRLLSPIMIDAFPNAIMNIHPALLPAFPGLDAQQQAFDYGVRYTGCTVHFVDKGTDTGPIILQSVVPVLGSDTIESLTQRIHGEEHRTYVEAVRLFCAGRLKVEGRKVIINE; from the coding sequence ATGGGCACAGCACCGATCAAGCTGGCGGTACTGGTGTCCGGCAACGGCTCCAACTTTCAAGCTATTATCGATGCCATAGAGGCCGGCCGGATTCCCAACACCCGTGTTGCCTGCCTGATCAGTAACAAGAGTGAGGCCTTTGCTCTGGAACGGGCCAGGAAACACAACGTCAAGACTATCGTGCTTGACCACAAAGCCTATCCGAATCGGCAAGCCTATGACACCGCCCTGGTTGAACTACTGCGTCAGCACGAAGTAGACCTGGTAATTCTGGCTGGATTTATGCGGTTACTGTCACCAATCATGATCGACGCCTTCCCGAACGCCATCATGAATATTCATCCGGCATTGCTGCCAGCCTTTCCGGGTCTTGATGCCCAGCAGCAAGCCTTTGACTACGGGGTACGTTACACCGGTTGTACCGTACATTTTGTTGACAAGGGGACCGATACCGGCCCGATCATCCTGCAATCCGTTGTCCCGGTGCTTGGCAGTGACACCATCGAGAGCCTGACCCAGCGCATACATGGAGAAGAGCATCGCACCTATGTGGAGGCCGTACGCCTTTTCTGTGCAGGACGCTTGAAGGTCGAAGGCCGCAAGGTCATAATCAACGAATAA
- the rpsT gene encoding 30S ribosomal protein S20, whose protein sequence is MAHHKSAIKRIKQNEKRNARNRHQKSTLKTYIKRVREAVESKDKEAAVAALQVAIPVIDKTATKGVIHKANASRSVSRLTKLVNTLG, encoded by the coding sequence GTGGCTCATCACAAATCGGCAATCAAGCGTATCAAGCAGAACGAAAAGCGCAATGCCCGTAACCGTCATCAAAAATCAACGCTCAAGACCTATATCAAGCGGGTTCGTGAAGCGGTTGAAAGCAAAGATAAAGAGGCTGCAGTAGCTGCCCTGCAGGTTGCAATTCCGGTTATTGACAAGACTGCCACCAAAGGGGTCATCCACAAGGCCAATGCCTCACGCAGCGTATCCCGTCTGACCAAACTGGTTAATACACTGGGCTAA